The following coding sequences are from one Dermacentor silvarum isolate Dsil-2018 chromosome 4, BIME_Dsil_1.4, whole genome shotgun sequence window:
- the LOC119448846 gene encoding uncharacterized protein LOC119448846 isoform X1, with protein MAPWRLPVRCVLLAVFLVLTPLARTEEAQQQTAQADPPGTGDQRSEKQKEQVKEAATNSSKLEAPPTPQTKQGDSDQAAKTAPPAQPKDSEVQDAEKKAERIEQPEAPKEAEGSPRDTSASHDKDGGSADDQRRAKQPIAASMEDDAREGGASDSGVGDEEEQLLLEDSADPSALEDLQHLKDVLDGGESRREDVGGRLSAFVNNALRSLYSIITYDFCQASAIPEPANPQPAVHAQTSPPAATGKGEDKGAGETKASSCSQKGGRLADWRAWREAGHKKPKAVLTRLACLLRSAGYRLYPMRPAARFWPHGDVCTALCHSCECDYDANSTCSQARLAWKSRTPAVVYAVYSTLHHSRALCATALLLSVLRKNYVYRVVLCTPLIILLAMVTRCLYVLMQLRRYLENSATPAINTRDCSNRHSEDEDMGMSPLERHRRRDLPPNEDHPDKHAENTISKLNHTMSSLRSFSTFIETTRAYYKTKMDNSLRELLDAVFHLQEPKP; from the exons ATGGCGCCTTGGCGTCTGCCCGTCCGCTGCGTCCTCCTCGCGGTCTTCCTCGTCTTGACGCCGCTTGCTCGCACCGAAGAGGCCCAGCAACAAACCGCGCAAGCTGATCCGCCGGGAACAGGTG ATCAGCGGTCCGAGAAGCAAAAAGAGCAGGTTAAAGAGGCTGCGACGAATTCGAGCAAGCTCGAAGCTCCTCCCACGCCACAGACAAAACAGGGCGATAGTGATCAGGCGGCAAAAACAGCGCCGCCGGCGCAGCCCAAAGACTCCGAAGTCCAGGATGCTGAGAAGAAGGCGGAACGCATCGAGCAGCCCGAAGCTCCGAAAG AGGCAGAAGGGAGTCCACGAGATACAAGCGCTAGTCACGACAAAGACGGCGGTTCCGCGGATGACCAGCGTCGCGCGAAGCAGCCGATCGCGGCGTCGATGGAAGACGACGCCAGAGAAGGTGGCGCCTCGGACAGTGGAGTCGGAGACGAAGAAGAGCAGCTGTTGCTGGAGGACTCCGCGGACCCGTCCGCATTGGAGGACCTCCAACACCTCAAGGACGTCCTCGACGGCGGGGAGTCGAGACGCGAGGATGTTGGAGGACGCTTGTCGGCGTTTGTGAACAACGCTCTGCGCTCACTGTATTCCATAATCACGTACGACTTCTGCCAGGCGTCGGCCATCCCGGAACCCGCGAATCCACAACCAGCGGTCCACGCACAGACCTCGCCACCAGCAGCAACGGGCAAAG GCGAGGACAAAGGAGCCGGCGAGACGAAGGCATCGTCGTGCAGTCAGAAGGGTGGTCGCTTGGCCGACTGGCGCGCCTGGAGGGAGGCGGGCCACAAGAAACCCAAGGCCGTACTCACCAGACTCGCCTGTCTCTTG CGGTCGGCGGGCTACCGTCTCTACCCGATGCGCCCTGCGGCGAGGTTCTGGCCCCACGGTGACGTGTGCACGGCGCTGTGCCACTCGTGCGAGTGCGACTACGACGCGAACTCGACGTGCTCCCAGGCTCGGCTCGCCTGGAAGTCGCGCACCCCCGCCGTGGTGTACGCGGTGTACTCGACGCTGCACCACTCGCGCGCACTGTGCGCCACCGCTCTGCTGCTGAGCGTGCTGCGCAAGAACTACGTCTACCGGGTCGTGCTCTGCACTCCGCTTATCATACTCCTCGCCATGGTG ACGAGGTGCCTTTACGTTTTGATGCAACTGAGGCGCTACCTTGAGAACAGCGCCACACCGGCCATAAAC ACGAGGGACTGTTCGAACCGGCACAGTGAGGACGAGGACATGGGCATGTCACCCCTGGAGAGGCACCGCCGACGCGACCTTCCACCCAACGAAGAT cATCCTGACAAGCACGCCGAGAACACCATCAGCAAGCTAAACCACACGATGTCGTCGCTCCGGAGTTTCTCCACCTTCATAGAAACAACAAGGGCCTACTACAAGACCAAG atggacAACTCCCTGCGCGAACTGCTGGACGCCGTCTTTCACCTGCAGGAGCCAAAACCATA G
- the LOC119448846 gene encoding uncharacterized protein LOC119448846 isoform X2, which produces MAPWRLPVRCVLLAVFLVLTPLARTEEAQQQTAQADPPGTGDQRSEKQKEQVKEAATNSSKLEAPPTPQTKQGDSDQAAKTAPPAQPKDSEVQDAEKKAERIEQPEAPKEGSPRDTSASHDKDGGSADDQRRAKQPIAASMEDDAREGGASDSGVGDEEEQLLLEDSADPSALEDLQHLKDVLDGGESRREDVGGRLSAFVNNALRSLYSIITYDFCQASAIPEPANPQPAVHAQTSPPAATGKGEDKGAGETKASSCSQKGGRLADWRAWREAGHKKPKAVLTRLACLLRSAGYRLYPMRPAARFWPHGDVCTALCHSCECDYDANSTCSQARLAWKSRTPAVVYAVYSTLHHSRALCATALLLSVLRKNYVYRVVLCTPLIILLAMVTRCLYVLMQLRRYLENSATPAINTRDCSNRHSEDEDMGMSPLERHRRRDLPPNEDHPDKHAENTISKLNHTMSSLRSFSTFIETTRAYYKTKMDNSLRELLDAVFHLQEPKP; this is translated from the exons ATGGCGCCTTGGCGTCTGCCCGTCCGCTGCGTCCTCCTCGCGGTCTTCCTCGTCTTGACGCCGCTTGCTCGCACCGAAGAGGCCCAGCAACAAACCGCGCAAGCTGATCCGCCGGGAACAGGTG ATCAGCGGTCCGAGAAGCAAAAAGAGCAGGTTAAAGAGGCTGCGACGAATTCGAGCAAGCTCGAAGCTCCTCCCACGCCACAGACAAAACAGGGCGATAGTGATCAGGCGGCAAAAACAGCGCCGCCGGCGCAGCCCAAAGACTCCGAAGTCCAGGATGCTGAGAAGAAGGCGGAACGCATCGAGCAGCCCGAAGCTCCGAAAG AAGGGAGTCCACGAGATACAAGCGCTAGTCACGACAAAGACGGCGGTTCCGCGGATGACCAGCGTCGCGCGAAGCAGCCGATCGCGGCGTCGATGGAAGACGACGCCAGAGAAGGTGGCGCCTCGGACAGTGGAGTCGGAGACGAAGAAGAGCAGCTGTTGCTGGAGGACTCCGCGGACCCGTCCGCATTGGAGGACCTCCAACACCTCAAGGACGTCCTCGACGGCGGGGAGTCGAGACGCGAGGATGTTGGAGGACGCTTGTCGGCGTTTGTGAACAACGCTCTGCGCTCACTGTATTCCATAATCACGTACGACTTCTGCCAGGCGTCGGCCATCCCGGAACCCGCGAATCCACAACCAGCGGTCCACGCACAGACCTCGCCACCAGCAGCAACGGGCAAAG GCGAGGACAAAGGAGCCGGCGAGACGAAGGCATCGTCGTGCAGTCAGAAGGGTGGTCGCTTGGCCGACTGGCGCGCCTGGAGGGAGGCGGGCCACAAGAAACCCAAGGCCGTACTCACCAGACTCGCCTGTCTCTTG CGGTCGGCGGGCTACCGTCTCTACCCGATGCGCCCTGCGGCGAGGTTCTGGCCCCACGGTGACGTGTGCACGGCGCTGTGCCACTCGTGCGAGTGCGACTACGACGCGAACTCGACGTGCTCCCAGGCTCGGCTCGCCTGGAAGTCGCGCACCCCCGCCGTGGTGTACGCGGTGTACTCGACGCTGCACCACTCGCGCGCACTGTGCGCCACCGCTCTGCTGCTGAGCGTGCTGCGCAAGAACTACGTCTACCGGGTCGTGCTCTGCACTCCGCTTATCATACTCCTCGCCATGGTG ACGAGGTGCCTTTACGTTTTGATGCAACTGAGGCGCTACCTTGAGAACAGCGCCACACCGGCCATAAAC ACGAGGGACTGTTCGAACCGGCACAGTGAGGACGAGGACATGGGCATGTCACCCCTGGAGAGGCACCGCCGACGCGACCTTCCACCCAACGAAGAT cATCCTGACAAGCACGCCGAGAACACCATCAGCAAGCTAAACCACACGATGTCGTCGCTCCGGAGTTTCTCCACCTTCATAGAAACAACAAGGGCCTACTACAAGACCAAG atggacAACTCCCTGCGCGAACTGCTGGACGCCGTCTTTCACCTGCAGGAGCCAAAACCATA G